In Minwuia thermotolerans, a single window of DNA contains:
- a CDS encoding CRISPR-associated endonuclease Cas3'' — MTEAAMSKTSGATGENEDKAIVDIETVKEKVTNTGLISDLQASAAIHFHRSHRFFAHSTPSASEAEWHRLADHLSSTSRHAENFARHFAPDAAAVAGLLHDLGKYSPAFQARLRGDPKRVDHSTAGAIEAMRLYGPLGKLIAYAVAGHHAGLANGAGHEGERRPLVDRLADTPPPLDKTWQSEIGLPPGLGEPELATRSADRAGFQFAFLTRMLFSALVDADYLDTEAYYARIEGREHVRGGYPSLAPLREALDAELAQLSVEGPVNELRQRVLAHVRGQAAGKPGLFSLTVPTGGGKTLTSLAFALDHALANGLERIVYVAPFTSIIEQTARVFRTSLGALGEAAVLEHHSAFEDEKIGGREAADKLRLAMENWDAPVVVTTAVQFFESLFADRPSRCRKLHNLAGAVIVLDETQTLPLAHLRPCVAAIDELALNYRSSVVLCTATQPALNESDDPARSFAGGLRGVRELVPDPPALHTSLRRVTVRMAGQLDDEALAEQLLAREQVLCIVNNRAHARAVFERLRGEPGARHLTTLMYPRHRARILREVRADLTAGRPCRLVATSLIEAGVDVDFPAVFRAEAGIDSIAQAAGRCNREGRRHRTDSIVTVFRPVGWNPPPELARFAEVAAEVLRRHKADPLGPDAIDDYFRQLYWLRELAGSGLDTARIIARCDTGARSLDFPFESIAKEFRIIESAMQPLIVPGDERACGLVRRLAWSERPGGIARKLQPYVVQLLPRQIAALMANGNILALNHEHLGNQYLKLSNMAAYDPECGLDLDHSGFRDANKLVI, encoded by the coding sequence TTGACCGAGGCGGCCATGAGCAAGACTAGTGGTGCAACTGGTGAAAATGAGGATAAAGCTATTGTTGACATCGAGACGGTGAAGGAGAAGGTCACGAACACAGGCCTAATTTCTGATTTACAGGCCAGCGCTGCAATACACTTTCATCGTTCCCATCGGTTTTTTGCTCACTCGACACCTAGCGCATCCGAGGCCGAATGGCACCGGCTTGCCGATCATCTATCGTCCACGAGCCGGCACGCCGAGAACTTCGCCCGACACTTTGCCCCCGACGCGGCCGCTGTCGCCGGACTGCTCCATGACCTCGGCAAGTACAGCCCGGCCTTTCAGGCGCGGCTCCGAGGGGACCCGAAACGCGTCGATCATTCGACTGCCGGCGCCATCGAGGCGATGCGCCTCTACGGGCCACTGGGCAAGCTGATCGCCTATGCAGTCGCCGGACACCACGCGGGTCTCGCCAATGGCGCCGGTCATGAAGGCGAGCGTCGACCGTTGGTCGACCGGCTGGCCGATACCCCGCCGCCGCTGGACAAGACATGGCAGTCAGAAATCGGCCTGCCGCCGGGATTGGGCGAACCGGAACTCGCAACACGGTCGGCCGACCGCGCGGGATTCCAGTTCGCGTTTCTGACCAGGATGTTGTTCTCCGCCCTGGTTGACGCGGACTACCTCGACACCGAGGCCTACTACGCTCGGATCGAGGGGCGGGAACATGTTCGCGGCGGGTACCCTTCGCTCGCGCCGCTCCGCGAGGCGCTTGACGCCGAACTGGCGCAACTGTCCGTCGAGGGCCCTGTCAATGAGCTTCGCCAGCGCGTTCTTGCGCACGTCCGCGGCCAAGCCGCCGGGAAGCCGGGACTATTCTCGCTCACGGTTCCGACGGGTGGCGGCAAGACGCTGACATCGCTCGCCTTCGCACTCGATCATGCGCTGGCCAACGGTCTTGAGCGTATCGTCTATGTCGCCCCCTTTACCAGCATAATCGAGCAGACGGCCCGGGTCTTCCGGACGTCGCTCGGAGCGCTTGGCGAGGCGGCCGTGCTCGAGCATCACAGCGCCTTCGAGGACGAGAAGATCGGCGGTCGGGAGGCTGCCGACAAGCTTCGGCTGGCGATGGAGAACTGGGACGCGCCTGTCGTCGTCACCACGGCCGTGCAGTTCTTCGAGAGCCTGTTCGCGGACCGGCCGTCGCGCTGCCGCAAACTGCACAACCTGGCCGGCGCCGTCATCGTGCTCGACGAGACGCAGACACTGCCATTGGCGCATCTGAGACCTTGCGTCGCCGCGATCGACGAACTGGCGCTGAACTACCGCTCCAGCGTCGTGCTCTGCACCGCGACGCAGCCGGCGCTGAACGAGAGCGACGATCCCGCCCGCTCCTTCGCCGGAGGCCTTCGCGGAGTCCGGGAGCTGGTGCCCGATCCGCCGGCGCTGCACACGTCGCTACGGCGGGTCACGGTCCGCATGGCCGGCCAGCTCGACGACGAGGCGCTGGCCGAGCAACTGCTGGCGCGCGAACAGGTGCTCTGCATCGTCAACAACCGCGCCCATGCCCGCGCCGTCTTCGAGCGGCTGCGCGGCGAGCCGGGCGCACGGCACCTGACCACCTTGATGTATCCGCGCCATCGCGCTCGCATCCTCAGGGAAGTGCGCGCTGACCTGACGGCGGGAAGGCCTTGCAGGCTGGTCGCGACCTCTCTGATCGAAGCCGGCGTCGACGTCGATTTCCCCGCCGTCTTCCGCGCCGAGGCCGGCATCGATTCGATCGCCCAGGCCGCAGGCCGCTGCAACCGCGAAGGCCGCCGCCACCGGACGGACAGCATCGTCACGGTCTTCCGCCCAGTCGGCTGGAATCCGCCACCGGAACTGGCCCGTTTCGCCGAGGTCGCGGCCGAGGTTCTTCGCCGGCACAAGGCCGACCCCCTGGGCCCGGATGCAATCGACGACTATTTCAGGCAGCTCTACTGGCTGCGCGAACTCGCCGGCAGCGGTCTCGACACGGCGCGCATCATTGCGCGCTGCGATACCGGCGCCCGGTCGCTGGATTTCCCGTTCGAATCGATCGCGAAGGAATTCCGGATCATCGAATCGGCGATGCAGCCACTGATCGTGCCGGGTGACGAGAGGGCCTGCGGCCTGGTCCGCCGGCTCGCCTGGTCCGAACGGCCCGGCGGAATCGCCCGCAAACTGCAGCCATATGTCGTCCAACTCCTGCCGCGCCAGATCGCAGCGCTCATGGCGAACGGAAATATTCTGGCACTCAATCATGAACATCTTGGCAATCAGTATCTGAAGTTGTCTAATATGGCTGCCTACGACCCTGAGTGCGGGCTCGACCTGGACCACTCGGGATTCAGGGACGCGAACAAGCTGGTCATTTGA
- a CDS encoding dihydrolipoyl dehydrogenase family protein: MSCDYDLAIIGTGVAASTVATKVRAAGQSVVAIDSRPFGGTCALRGCDPKKLLLAGADAVDHAQRATAKGVRAEPVLDWPTLQSARRRFTNEMQESMEELYESHGIKGFHGRARFTGTNSLAIGDTKISAEHILIAAGAEPVSLDMPGAEHLTTSDEFLELDRLPQRIVLVGGGYVAAEFSHIAACGGAEVTILQRGERLLKNFDPDLVGWLAGKFERLGIEVETGTEVRSIETNDNELVVTARRGDRTIRRAADLVVHAAGRVPALEDLNLAAGGVDVRGGRLVLNEFLQSASNPSVYAAGDAAQMGPPLTPVSSQDGHVVAANLLEGNHRSPDYRGTPSVAFTLPPIAAVGFSEAEARNLDLAFTVNSDLASDWFTARQADEPVYGYKVLVEDETRRILGAHLVGPRVDEVINLFALAIRAQMTADQLKQMPFAYPTTASDIPSMLS; encoded by the coding sequence ATGTCCTGCGACTACGATCTGGCCATCATCGGCACCGGCGTTGCCGCCAGCACCGTCGCCACCAAGGTCCGCGCAGCGGGCCAGAGCGTCGTGGCAATCGATTCCAGACCCTTCGGCGGAACTTGCGCCCTCAGAGGCTGCGATCCAAAGAAGCTGCTGCTTGCCGGTGCCGACGCGGTCGATCACGCGCAGCGGGCGACGGCCAAGGGGGTCAGGGCCGAACCCGTACTCGATTGGCCGACACTGCAATCCGCCAGGCGACGCTTCACGAATGAGATGCAGGAAAGCATGGAGGAACTCTACGAGAGTCATGGAATCAAGGGCTTTCACGGCCGCGCCCGCTTCACGGGAACGAACAGCCTGGCGATCGGTGACACGAAAATCAGCGCCGAGCACATCCTGATCGCCGCCGGTGCCGAGCCCGTCTCTCTCGATATGCCGGGCGCCGAGCATCTGACAACAAGCGATGAGTTCCTCGAGCTTGACCGCCTGCCGCAGAGGATCGTCCTGGTCGGCGGCGGCTATGTGGCCGCCGAATTCTCCCATATCGCTGCCTGCGGCGGGGCGGAGGTGACGATCCTGCAGCGCGGCGAGCGCCTGCTGAAGAACTTCGATCCCGATCTCGTGGGCTGGCTCGCCGGGAAGTTCGAACGCCTCGGCATCGAAGTCGAGACCGGGACCGAGGTCCGCTCCATCGAAACGAACGACAATGAGTTGGTTGTGACGGCGCGACGCGGGGACAGGACGATCCGACGAGCCGCCGACCTGGTTGTCCATGCGGCGGGACGAGTTCCGGCTCTGGAAGACCTCAATCTGGCTGCGGGCGGCGTGGACGTCCGCGGCGGACGCCTCGTGCTGAACGAGTTTCTGCAGAGCGCCTCCAACCCCTCAGTCTACGCCGCCGGCGACGCGGCGCAGATGGGGCCACCACTGACCCCAGTATCAAGCCAGGACGGCCATGTGGTCGCGGCGAATCTGCTGGAGGGCAACCATCGAAGTCCGGACTACCGGGGGACGCCCAGCGTCGCTTTCACCCTCCCGCCCATTGCGGCCGTCGGCTTCTCCGAGGCGGAGGCCCGAAACCTGGATCTGGCGTTCACCGTGAACAGCGATCTGGCATCGGACTGGTTCACGGCAAGGCAGGCCGATGAACCGGTCTACGGTTACAAGGTGCTCGTGGAGGACGAGACCAGGCGAATCCTCGGCGCCCATCTCGTCGGACCCCGCGTCGACGAAGTGATCAACCTGTTTGCCCTGGCCATCCGGGCGCAGATGACGGCCGATCAACTGAAGCAGATGCCGTTCGCCTATCCGACCACCGCGTCAGATATCCCTTCGATGCTGTCGTGA
- a CDS encoding alpha/beta fold hydrolase codes for MKFPEDIIDPVSDLEASAELVMTGGPGAQVAWHCFGAGRAVVLLHGDFGGWTHFAYNIGPLAKQFRVLVPDMPGYGRSDTPPEPHAPEHLATLLLTGLDELLGPDTSLDIVGFSYGGIIAGHMAARLGRRVDCLVLSGPGGFGMRTTPPDGTELFAMRPGMSGPEIDAVHRHNLAKLMIADAHKVDDLAVRIQRDNIERARVRCGKYPDTTTLLEVLPQVTARLCAIWGGADIFNPPEQRARQEAALRRFDPGLDFRVVPGAGHWLFYEAPEIADAWLVEMLEGAGH; via the coding sequence TTGAAATTCCCCGAAGACATCATCGATCCCGTATCCGACCTGGAAGCGTCCGCCGAACTCGTCATGACTGGCGGCCCCGGGGCTCAGGTCGCCTGGCATTGCTTCGGCGCGGGGCGCGCCGTGGTCCTGCTGCACGGCGACTTCGGCGGCTGGACGCATTTCGCATACAACATTGGGCCCCTGGCGAAGCAGTTCCGGGTGCTCGTGCCCGACATGCCGGGCTATGGCCGCTCCGACACGCCGCCCGAACCGCACGCCCCCGAACATCTCGCGACGCTTCTGCTGACCGGCCTCGACGAACTGCTCGGGCCGGACACATCGCTCGATATCGTCGGCTTCTCCTATGGCGGGATCATTGCTGGCCACATGGCCGCCCGCCTTGGCCGCCGCGTGGACTGTCTCGTGCTGAGCGGTCCCGGCGGCTTCGGGATGCGGACGACACCGCCGGACGGCACGGAACTTTTCGCGATGCGCCCGGGCATGAGCGGCCCGGAAATTGATGCCGTCCACCGCCACAACCTGGCCAAGCTGATGATCGCCGATGCCCACAAGGTCGATGATCTGGCAGTCCGCATCCAGCGCGACAACATCGAGCGCGCCCGCGTCCGCTGCGGCAAGTATCCCGACACGACCACGCTGCTGGAGGTGCTGCCGCAGGTGACGGCGCGGCTCTGCGCCATCTGGGGCGGCGCCGACATCTTCAACCCGCCCGAGCAGCGCGCGCGCCAGGAAGCTGCGCTGAGACGCTTCGATCCCGGACTGGATTTCCGGGTCGTGCCGGGGGCGGGACACTGGCTGTTCTACGAAGCACCCGAGATCGCCGATGCCTGGCTGGTCGAGATGCTTGAAGGCGCCGGACATTGA
- a CDS encoding SDR family oxidoreductase → MLVVTGGSRGIGAACVQEAVAAGWRVVFSYHSRDDAAASVAASCAGEAIAVQADAGVEADVARLFETAAEAGPVRGLVNNAAVLQPHGKLVDLDPAVLDPMWRTNLTGTILSTQEAIRRMARSRGGDGGVIVNISSRGSVHGAPGAFAAYAASKGAIDTLTHGLAIEVADEGIRVNAVRPGLIDTEIYEGAGIPDQASRVGPTVPLGRAGTPAEVAAAVVWLLSDAASYVSGALLDVGGGR, encoded by the coding sequence GTGCTGGTCGTCACGGGCGGCAGTCGCGGCATTGGCGCCGCATGTGTGCAGGAGGCAGTGGCTGCCGGCTGGCGCGTTGTCTTCAGCTATCACAGCCGGGACGATGCCGCGGCCTCGGTCGCGGCCTCCTGCGCTGGCGAGGCGATCGCCGTCCAGGCCGATGCCGGCGTAGAGGCGGATGTCGCCCGCCTCTTCGAGACCGCGGCCGAGGCGGGGCCGGTCCGCGGCCTTGTCAACAACGCCGCCGTCCTCCAGCCCCATGGCAAGCTGGTAGATCTGGATCCGGCGGTGCTCGACCCGATGTGGCGGACGAACCTGACCGGTACGATCCTCTCCACCCAGGAGGCGATAAGGCGGATGGCGCGCAGCCGTGGTGGCGATGGCGGCGTGATCGTCAATATCTCGTCGCGGGGATCGGTGCATGGCGCGCCGGGCGCGTTCGCGGCCTATGCCGCCTCCAAGGGCGCCATCGACACCTTGACGCACGGACTAGCGATCGAGGTCGCCGACGAGGGCATTCGCGTGAACGCAGTACGGCCCGGACTGATCGACACCGAAATCTACGAGGGCGCCGGCATACCCGATCAGGCGAGCCGTGTGGGACCGACCGTGCCGCTCGGCCGCGCCGGCACACCGGCCGAGGTGGCTGCCGCCGTGGTCTGGCTGCTCTCCGACGCGGCCTCCTATGTCAGCGGCGCGCTGCTGGATGTGGGGGGCGGGCGTTGA
- a CDS encoding multicopper oxidase family protein has product MSSVPTLPLSRRSLLTAISAGAAGLALPNLVANAARAAGTKEFTLRAAPGRTRLAPDLHGETPAWGYNGAVPGPEIRVRQGERLRIMVENALAEKTTVHWHGVRLPNAMDGVPHLTQRPIAAGETFIYEFDAVDAGTFWYHPHQRSFEQVGRGLYGPLIIEEAEPSRVDREVTWVLDDWRLTQSAEISDDFGNRHDISHGGRVGNTVTINGRVPDKFPVRSGERVRLRLINAANARIFGLDFRDHAPTVIALDGQPVTPHEPLNGLVVLGPAMRVDLIIDMTGEPGSRAAVTDRFYEGLEYRLVDFAYDRSRLREGPPDWPVALPANPLPEPDPAMARRHDVVFNGGMMGAMVMREMGGSMGQGGSGGMGGGMMGMMRGNGIWFINGKAAEGHVLDPMLTLERGRSHVIAMTNATAWHHPMHLHGHSFRVISRDGAPTAHREWQDTVLMAPRERVEIAFVADNPGDWMFHCHILEHQATGMMGVVRVA; this is encoded by the coding sequence ATGTCTTCTGTTCCTACGCTGCCGCTATCGCGGCGAAGCCTGCTGACAGCAATTTCTGCCGGTGCGGCGGGACTCGCCTTGCCGAACCTTGTGGCAAATGCCGCGCGCGCCGCCGGGACCAAGGAATTCACGTTGCGCGCGGCGCCCGGTCGGACACGTCTCGCACCTGATCTGCACGGCGAGACCCCGGCCTGGGGTTACAACGGTGCCGTCCCGGGTCCTGAGATCCGTGTTCGCCAGGGCGAGCGACTTCGCATCATGGTCGAGAACGCTCTGGCCGAGAAAACCACGGTCCACTGGCACGGGGTGCGGCTGCCGAACGCGATGGACGGCGTCCCGCACCTGACCCAACGCCCGATCGCCGCCGGCGAGACCTTCATCTACGAGTTCGATGCGGTCGATGCCGGGACGTTCTGGTATCACCCGCACCAGCGCAGCTTCGAACAGGTCGGGCGCGGTCTCTACGGTCCCCTGATCATCGAGGAGGCGGAGCCGTCCCGTGTGGACCGCGAGGTGACCTGGGTCCTCGACGACTGGCGGCTGACGCAATCCGCCGAGATCAGCGACGACTTCGGCAACCGCCACGATATTAGCCACGGTGGCCGGGTCGGTAATACGGTCACGATCAACGGCCGCGTGCCGGACAAATTCCCGGTGCGTAGCGGCGAGCGGGTCCGGTTGCGGCTGATCAACGCGGCGAACGCCCGCATCTTCGGGCTCGACTTCCGGGATCACGCCCCCACGGTGATCGCACTCGACGGCCAGCCAGTCACCCCGCACGAGCCGCTTAACGGTCTCGTCGTCCTCGGACCGGCCATGCGCGTCGACCTGATCATCGACATGACCGGTGAGCCGGGGAGCCGGGCCGCCGTCACCGATCGTTTCTACGAGGGCCTCGAATATCGGCTGGTTGATTTCGCCTATGACCGGTCCCGGCTCCGGGAGGGCCCGCCCGACTGGCCCGTCGCCCTGCCAGCCAACCCGCTGCCGGAGCCAGATCCCGCCATGGCGCGTCGGCACGACGTCGTATTCAACGGCGGCATGATGGGCGCGATGGTGATGCGCGAGATGGGCGGCAGCATGGGGCAAGGCGGCTCGGGCGGTATGGGCGGTGGAATGATGGGCATGATGCGCGGCAACGGCATCTGGTTCATCAACGGCAAGGCCGCCGAGGGCCACGTGCTCGACCCGATGCTGACGCTCGAACGCGGCCGGAGCCATGTCATCGCGATGACCAACGCGACAGCTTGGCATCATCCGATGCATCTGCACGGCCATTCGTTCCGCGTGATCTCGCGCGACGGCGCGCCAACGGCCCACCGCGAATGGCAGGACACCGTCCTGATGGCGCCGCGGGAGAGGGTCGAGATCGCCTTCGTCGCCGACAATCCCGGCGACTGGATGTTCCATTGCCACATTCTCGAGCACCAGGCGACGGGAATGATGGGCGTCGTTCGCGTCGCCTGA
- a CDS encoding DUF411 domain-containing protein, with product MRKIISAALFGLALAVAAPAFADQPSRDVTLYKAPQCGCCEGYADYLRQNGFEVTVKPTHELPQMSRLAGIPENFEGCHLSMIDNYVVSGHVPVAAVERLLSEKPKIAGITLPGMPQGSPGMSGVKTQPFTIYEIGPVPPTVYAVE from the coding sequence ATGCGCAAGATCATTTCGGCGGCCCTGTTCGGGCTGGCCCTCGCCGTCGCGGCGCCGGCATTCGCCGATCAGCCGTCCCGTGACGTCACATTGTACAAGGCGCCCCAATGCGGCTGCTGCGAAGGTTATGCCGACTATCTGCGGCAGAACGGATTCGAAGTTACCGTGAAGCCGACTCACGAACTGCCGCAGATGAGCAGGCTGGCCGGCATTCCGGAGAACTTCGAAGGCTGCCACCTGTCAATGATCGACAATTATGTCGTCAGCGGTCATGTGCCGGTCGCCGCGGTCGAGCGGTTGCTGAGCGAGAAGCCAAAGATTGCGGGCATCACGCTTCCCGGCATGCCGCAGGGTTCGCCGGGCATGTCCGGCGTGAAGACGCAGCCGTTCACGATCTATGAGATCGGTCCGGTTCCGCCCACGGTCTATGCGGTCGAATGA
- a CDS encoding c-type cytochrome, with amino-acid sequence MRVVASMFRGQGRYSLFAAGVVAAAVAWPASATQADPDEGAQIRRGGELYALHCAACHGARLEGQPDWRRRKPDGRLPAPPHDETGHTWHHPDAILFAITRDGFAAHAPDGYQTDMPGFGDALSDNDIRAVLAFIKSHWPAHIRARRRAAAMRMEKEPRQ; translated from the coding sequence ATGAGGGTGGTGGCCTCGATGTTTCGCGGGCAGGGCCGGTATTCCCTGTTCGCTGCCGGCGTAGTGGCAGCGGCGGTCGCCTGGCCGGCGTCCGCCACCCAGGCGGATCCTGACGAAGGGGCGCAGATCAGGCGTGGCGGTGAACTCTATGCGCTTCACTGCGCAGCCTGCCACGGCGCGCGACTGGAAGGGCAGCCGGACTGGCGTCGACGCAAGCCGGACGGTCGGCTGCCCGCACCGCCTCACGACGAGACCGGACACACCTGGCACCATCCTGACGCAATCCTGTTCGCCATCACGCGCGACGGCTTCGCCGCGCATGCCCCGGACGGCTACCAGACCGATATGCCGGGCTTCGGCGACGCGCTCTCCGACAACGACATCCGGGCGGTGCTGGCGTTCATCAAATCGCACTGGCCCGCGCATATCCGGGCCCGCCGTCGTGCGGCGGCGATGCGGATGGAGAAGGAACCAAGGCAATGA